The Gemmatimonadota bacterium sequence TCGACATTATTTGCCTATGCAAAAGGTTTTGAAGATTCGATCGAGAACATCATCCGGGGTAGTCTCCCCAATAATCGCGGCAAGCGCGTCCAGTGCAACGCGGAGATCCATGGCAATAATTTCCCCCGGATTGCCGAATTCAAGGCTTTGAAGTGCCTGGGAGAGTCCCGTTGAAGCCTGTTGAAGTGCGAGAACATGCCGTTCTCTGGTAACGATTTCTTCGGGCAGGTCGCTCTTTCCCAGGAGACTCTCACGAAGGCGATCCCGCAAAGAGGAGATACCATCGCCTGTTTTGGCTGAAAGAACGATCTGGGGGTGGAGAGACTGAATGCTTTGCCAACCGGTATGAATATTCAAATCGCTCTTATTGAGAACGAGAAATGCGTGATCATAACGACTGATGTTGTCCAGATCCGCGCAAGACGGGGGATGCGATCCATCCACAATATAGAGAACAATGGCTGCGCGTTCTATGAATCGTTGAGACCGACGCGTACCCTCTCTTTCCACCGGGTCATCAGTGTCGCGAATACCAGCAGTGTCAACCAGTGTAACAGTAATTCCATCGAGATCAATTTGCTCTTCAATTGTGTCTCGCGTTGTACCGGGAATATCTGTAACAATCGCACGGTCTTCTTCAAGGAGCCGGTTAAGAAGGCTGGATTTTCCCACATTGGGTTGACCTGCAAGGGTGATGACAGCACCTTCCCGAATAATTTTTCCACGATCATACGAAAGAATGAGATCTTCAATATGCTCTAAAGCCTGCGAGAGCGGTGGCTTAATCATCTCGAAATCTATCTCTACATCTTCGGAAAAGTCTAAATTAGCTTCAAGAAGCATAGCTGCCTGACGAATAGACTCTGCCATTTTTACGAAATGGCGATGAAGCCCACCGCGGAGTTGAAAAAAAGCTGATTGGAGGCTTAGATCGGATTTCGCGGTGATCATATCAGACACTGCTTCGGCCTGTGAGAGGTCCATTTTACCGTTGAGAAAAGCTCGTCTGGTAAATTCTCCAGGTCCAGCCGGTCGAGCACCTTCTCGAAAAACGGCTTCCATAATCCGTCTGAGGAGAAATGGTCCCCCGTGGCAGTTAAATTCAACTGTATCTTCACCGGTAAAGGAATTGGGAGCACGCATGACCGAGATCAGGACCTTGTCAAAATCTCGGTCCTGAATGTAGAGATGTCCAAAAGAAAGTTGGTGAGAAGGAAGGTGGCTGAGGGGGGTTTTGCTTCTGAAGAAACGTTCTCCAATTGAGATGGCATCAGGTCCGCTGAGTCTAATGATGCCAATTGCCCCTTCGCCTGGCGCAGTGGCGATTGCCGCGATGGTATCTTTGTCAGACATAGAAATAAACCAATCAGGACGTGCCCAACATCGATTTGGTTCTTTCCATGATGATCTGCTGGGCGAGAGTCAACACATTGTAGAGCGTATAATAAAAGACGAGGCCAGAGGACATACTCCAGAAAATATAGGTGAGAAAGACGGGCATGATATAAACGAGAATAGCCTGTTTGGGATCCTTCATCATCATCTTTTGCTGAATAAACATCGACACGCCCATTAGAAGAGGCAAGAGGTGCAGGTCAAAACCACCAATAGGAATGGTATCTGGTTGGGAAAGATCGGTGATCCAGAGAGCGAATCCAGCTTGCCGGAGTTCAATAGTACCGCGAAACAGAGAAAAAAGAGAAAACAGTATGGGCATCTGTAAGAGCATGGGCAAACATCCACCGATGGGATTGATCTTCTCGTCCCGGTAGAGTTTCATCATCGCCTGATTTACTTTTTGCTGGTCGTTGGCATAACGTTCGCGAAGTTCGGCAATTTTGGGTTGGAGAGTCTGCATCTTGGCAGTAGATTCAAGACTCTTGTGCGTGAGTGGGAAAACAACGACCTTGACGAGAATAGAAAAAAGA is a genomic window containing:
- the mnmE gene encoding tRNA uridine-5-carboxymethylaminomethyl(34) synthesis GTPase MnmE, which produces MSDKDTIAAIATAPGEGAIGIIRLSGPDAISIGERFFRSKTPLSHLPSHQLSFGHLYIQDRDFDKVLISVMRAPNSFTGEDTVEFNCHGGPFLLRRIMEAVFREGARPAGPGEFTRRAFLNGKMDLSQAEAVSDMITAKSDLSLQSAFFQLRGGLHRHFVKMAESIRQAAMLLEANLDFSEDVEIDFEMIKPPLSQALEHIEDLILSYDRGKIIREGAVITLAGQPNVGKSSLLNRLLEEDRAIVTDIPGTTRDTIEEQIDLDGITVTLVDTAGIRDTDDPVEREGTRRSQRFIERAAIVLYIVDGSHPPSCADLDNISRYDHAFLVLNKSDLNIHTGWQSIQSLHPQIVLSAKTGDGISSLRDRLRESLLGKSDLPEEIVTRERHVLALQQASTGLSQALQSLEFGNPGEIIAMDLRVALDALAAIIGETTPDDVLDRIFKTFCIGK